A single genomic interval of Orcinus orca chromosome 19, mOrcOrc1.1, whole genome shotgun sequence harbors:
- the MFSD6L gene encoding major facilitator superfamily domain-containing protein 6-like, producing the protein MSANPQWDTSRALGVARFFHLLCGVRDACVTPFLTLYLRQLGLAAPWVGILMGTKHLIAAFWAPFCAFLAKSYQKRRVLLIGSLLGSVGASLLMVLVPPLDRDPGYRSCNGSHSVTATVPPPAVALTVNVTSAPEPAPNYPAPSLPAERSTGVGPGDGFREGPGESGQEPFSRLHSSFVGSIQGTRTTSRVLLHPITSRVKDTPQEGAFRVVSPAHPLLAGGTALASPANQSAARGMAGALDLSSEGLRWTFILSLGSMVVWELLTSPVEQVADDSLYEYLDFVDATDGYRSLWIWRLLGMSAGVCGISALVGQLDCFLMTNGPRGVVHFYGYSLVSTLALLVSIAFPVPVCRRWEPSYKMVKALSLVGGDPRLITLALTVFLIGTATSTVQNFLFWHMKDHESTEPVMGVSVALGLLGEILLHPLKTPLLRKLSRVGTVGLGLGCLAGQLLYFSFLWSWWSVLPAQLLSAVSHGALWWAVGASIEDLATPGTERPLSAVFRDHFYGVGASLGSFVGGFVVMHFSLAVLYQSCCVVLLLWLALFLSIQSRLPQERAINYSKLLAMEASDTSDSEQGTERDWLVKAMRDEHSDWRG; encoded by the coding sequence ATGAGCGCCAACCCCCAGTGGGACACCAGCAGGGCGCTGGGGGTGGCCAGGTTCTTCCATCTGCTGTGCGGGGTCCGGGATGCCTGCGTGACCCCGTTCCTGACCCTCTACCTGCGGCAGCTGGGCTTGGCCGCGCCCTGGGTGGGCATCCTCATGGGAACCAAGCACCTGATCGCAGCCTTCTGGGCTCCCTTCTGTGCCTTCCTGGCCAAAAGCTACCAGAAGCGGAGGGTGCTTCTGATAGGCTCGCTGCTCGGCTCGGTGGGAGCCAGCCTGTTGATGGTCCTGGTGCCGCCCTTGGACAGAGACCCAGGGTACCGCTCGTGTAACGGAAGCCACAGTGTGACCGCCACGGTCCCACCACCGGCGGTCGCACTCACCGTGAACGTCACCTCCGCCCCCGAGCCAGCTCCAAACTACCCAGCGCCCAGCCTCCCAGCCGAGAGGAGTACTGGGGTCGGCCCAGGCGATGGCTTCAGAGAAGGGCCTGGGGAAAGTGGCCAAGAACCTTTCAGTCGTCTGCACAGCTCCTTTGTGGGCTCCATCCAAGGAACCAGGACCACATCCCGAGTTCTCCTCCATCCTATTACTTCAAGAGTGAAAGATACTCCCCAGGAAGGTGCTTTTAGGGTGGTCAGTCCTGCCCATCCTTTGCTTGCTGGGGGTACGGCGTTGGCAAGTCCGGCCAACCAGTCGGCAGCCAGGGGGATGGCGGGGGCCCTCGACCTCTCCTCGGAAGGGTTGCGGTGGACTTTCATCCTCTCCCTGGGCTCCATGGTGGTCTGGGAGCTGCTGACATCCCCTGTGGAGCAGGTGGCCGATGACAGCCTTTATGAATACCTGGATTTTGTGGACGCCACTGACGGCTACAGAAGCCTGTggatctggaggctgctgggcatGTCGGCAGGCGTGTGCGGCATCTCAGCCTTGGTGGGGCAGCTGGACTGCTTCCTGATGACAAATGGCCCCCGGGGTGTAGTGCACTTCTACGGCTACTCACTGGTCAGCACCCTGGCTTTATTGGTGAGCATTGCCTTTCCCGTCCCCGTCTGCAGGCGGTGGGAGCCCAGCTACAAAATGGTCAAAGCCCTGTCTCTTGTAGGCGGTGACCCCCGCCTCATCACCCTCGCCCTCACTGTCTTCTTGATAGGAACCGCCACCAGCACCGTGCAGAACTTCCTGTTCTGGCACATGAAAGACCACGAGAGCACCGAACCGGTCATGGGCGTCTCAGTGGCCCTGGGCTTGCTGGGGGAAATTCTACTTCATCCTCTCAAAACTCCGTTGCTTAGGAAGCTGTCCAGGGTGGGCACGGTGGGGCTAGGGCTGGGCTGCCTGGCGGGGCAGCTtctgtatttctctttcctctggagCTGGTGGTCTGTCCTCCCCGCTCAGCTCTTGAGCGCCGTCAGCCACGGGGCTCTGTGGTGGGCAGTCGGGGCCTCCATAGAGGATCTGGCCACTCCCGGAACAGAGAGGCCTCTGAGTGCCGTGTTCCGAGACCACTTTTACGGGGTCGGGGCCAGCCTGGGCAGCTTCGTGGGGGGCTTCGTGGTGATGCACTTCAGCTTAGCTGTGCTCTACCAGTCCTGCTGTGTGGTCCTGTTGCTCTGGCTGGCCTTGTTCCTGTCCATCCAGTCCAGACTGCCCCAGGAGCGGGCAATCAACTACTCTAAGCTGCTGGCCATGGAGGCCAGTGACACGAGTGATTCTGAGCAGGGGACCGAACGGGACTGGCTTGTGAAGGCCATGAGAGACGAGCACTCAGACTGGAGGGGCTGA